The following proteins come from a genomic window of Corynebacterium sp. P4-C1:
- the cmrA gene encoding mycolate reductase (Catalyzes the final step in mycolic acid biosynthesis.), protein MSFPSPARDSYALVTGASQGIGEAMARDFAAEGHNLIIVARREDVLTQLAHELSAAHNVDVIVAAHDLSVSDNVDKLLSLIDEKRISICVNSAGIASFGPFMDQDWTYETNQFNLNATAVFRITKAVLDQMVPRGEGALCNVGSAAGNVPIPNNATYVLTKAGVNAFTEALHYELKKTGVHCTLLAPGPVRDAVIPEEEKSIVDKVVPDFLWTTYESCSRETIDAMKKNRRRITPGPLSKAMDFVSSYAPRGALAPVMGWFYAKMG, encoded by the coding sequence ATGAGTTTCCCCTCCCCCGCACGCGATTCCTACGCCTTGGTCACCGGCGCGAGCCAAGGCATCGGCGAGGCCATGGCACGTGATTTCGCCGCCGAAGGCCACAACCTCATCATCGTCGCACGCCGCGAAGACGTCCTGACACAGCTCGCCCACGAACTCTCCGCCGCACACAACGTCGACGTCATCGTCGCCGCACACGATCTATCAGTGAGCGATAACGTCGATAAGCTTCTTTCGCTTATCGACGAAAAACGCATCTCCATCTGCGTCAACTCCGCCGGCATCGCCTCCTTCGGCCCGTTCATGGACCAGGACTGGACCTACGAGACGAACCAGTTCAACCTGAACGCGACGGCGGTCTTCCGCATCACCAAAGCCGTCCTCGACCAAATGGTGCCCCGGGGCGAAGGCGCCCTCTGCAATGTCGGCTCCGCCGCCGGCAATGTGCCGATCCCGAACAACGCCACCTATGTGCTCACCAAAGCCGGCGTGAACGCGTTCACCGAAGCCCTCCACTACGAACTGAAGAAGACCGGGGTGCACTGCACCCTTCTGGCTCCCGGTCCAGTCCGCGATGCAGTGATCCCCGAAGAAGAAAAGTCCATCGTGGACAAAGTCGTGCCCGATTTCCTCTGGACCACCTACGAGTCCTGCTCCCGCGAGACCATCGACGCAATGAAGAAGAACCGCCGCCGCATCACGCCCGGCCCACTGTCGAAGGCCATGGACTTCGTCTCCTCGTATGCTCCACGCGGTGCGCTCGCACCGGTGATGGGCTGGTTCTACGCCAAGATGGGCTAG
- a CDS encoding isochorismatase family protein, whose protein sequence is MDTATPADTADTTNENRALVVVDVQNDFCPGGALGTARGDEVASKIEALIAEGDNRGYDYSHIVATQDWHIDPGAHFSDDPDFVDSWPVHCVAESEGAALRGPIADFPFDEFFRKGEYEAAYSGFEGASISEKALLADWLRAQDISAIDVVGIATDHCVRATVLDALKEGLSVRVLRGMCSPVDDARGDAALEEMRGAGAELA, encoded by the coding sequence ATGGATACTGCAACCCCAGCTGACACCGCTGACACCACCAACGAGAACAGAGCTCTCGTCGTCGTCGACGTGCAAAACGATTTCTGCCCCGGCGGCGCGCTCGGCACCGCACGCGGCGATGAAGTCGCCTCCAAGATCGAGGCGCTCATCGCCGAGGGCGACAACCGCGGCTACGACTACAGTCACATCGTGGCTACGCAGGACTGGCACATCGACCCGGGCGCGCATTTCTCCGACGACCCCGATTTCGTGGACTCATGGCCAGTCCACTGCGTCGCGGAGTCTGAAGGAGCGGCGCTACGCGGCCCGATCGCGGATTTCCCTTTCGACGAGTTCTTCCGCAAGGGCGAATACGAGGCGGCGTACAGCGGGTTCGAGGGGGCGTCGATAAGCGAAAAAGCTCTTCTCGCGGATTGGCTGCGTGCGCAAGACATCAGCGCCATCGATGTCGTCGGAATCGCAACCGACCACTGCGTGCGCGCGACTGTGCTCGACGCGCTGAAGGAAGGCTTGAGCGTGCGCGTGCTGCGCGGTATGTGCTCGCCTGTCGACGACGCGCGTGGCGATGCCGCCCTCGAAGAAATGCGCGGCGCCGGCGCCGAACTCGCATAG
- a CDS encoding helix-turn-helix transcriptional regulator: MAERGITGAALAEQVGITPVNLSVLKNNRAKAVRFTTLAAICQALDCQPGDVFSVGIPESE, from the coding sequence ATGGCCGAACGCGGAATCACCGGCGCGGCTCTCGCCGAACAAGTGGGCATCACCCCCGTCAACCTCTCCGTTCTGAAAAATAACCGAGCGAAAGCCGTCCGCTTCACCACCCTCGCGGCGATCTGCCAGGCGCTCGACTGCCAGCCCGGCGACGTCTTCTCCGTCGGCATCCCCGAATCCGAGTAG
- a CDS encoding TIGR00730 family Rossman fold protein has translation MNTEIAAVTVFAGAREGVDEAMTTAAYNFGSSLARHGIALVYGGGRLGMMGAVAQGAIDGGGETIGIMPEHLSQHEIAHTGLTELVIVDTLAERKRIMSQKCGAFVALPGGAGTLDELFDEWTNQQLGLHTKPIGLLGANFWEPLTAMIDHMVAAGFIRQADRDSLIVADDPDELIDALTKWTPQPPRWG, from the coding sequence GTGAATACCGAGATCGCTGCAGTCACCGTGTTCGCCGGCGCGCGCGAAGGAGTCGACGAGGCCATGACCACGGCCGCATATAATTTCGGTTCCTCCCTGGCGCGCCATGGTATCGCGCTTGTTTACGGTGGTGGCCGGCTGGGCATGATGGGCGCTGTCGCCCAGGGCGCCATCGATGGCGGAGGCGAGACGATCGGCATCATGCCGGAGCACCTCTCGCAGCACGAGATCGCGCACACAGGGCTCACCGAGCTAGTCATCGTGGACACTCTCGCCGAGCGCAAGCGCATCATGAGCCAAAAATGCGGAGCGTTCGTCGCGCTTCCCGGAGGTGCGGGCACGCTCGACGAACTTTTCGACGAATGGACCAACCAGCAACTCGGCCTCCACACCAAACCGATCGGGCTGCTGGGCGCGAATTTCTGGGAACCGCTGACGGCGATGATCGACCACATGGTCGCCGCCGGCTTCATCCGCCAGGCCGACAGGGACAGTCTCATCGTCGCCGACGACCCGGACGAGCTCATCGACGCTCTTACGAAGTGGACTCCGCAACCGCCCCGCTGGGGATAG
- a CDS encoding alkene reductase, producing MSSLFDSLELGRLTLPNRIIMAPLTRSRAGRDGVPTSLHETYYTQRSSMGLIVTEGVFTAISRRSFPGQTGIDTPERIAGWRRVADSVHDAGGHVFMQVMNGGRLSHASLQEGAEPVAPSTVASGTAVRDFESRKDCPVPRALDTSEIPVIIDEFRKAARNAIDAGMDGVELHGANGYLLHQFLSPSSNLREDAYGGSPENRFRLIEEIMRAVADEIGADRVGIRLSPQNNIQGIEETDSADVLATYGGLLDATADLGLAYVSFIHADPAGGLMTELIARARANGRTRIILNSGGAEGTQRDRAEWLIQQGDAVSVGRMAISNPDLVRRWKEDLPVNAPDVSTFYTGGERGYTDYPFYPDSDRER from the coding sequence ATGTCCTCACTTTTTGATTCCCTCGAACTAGGTCGCCTGACCCTCCCGAACCGCATCATCATGGCTCCCCTGACGCGCTCGCGCGCGGGCCGCGACGGTGTGCCGACCTCCTTGCACGAGACCTACTACACGCAGCGCTCCTCGATGGGCCTCATCGTCACCGAGGGAGTCTTCACGGCAATAAGCCGCCGTTCTTTCCCCGGCCAGACGGGAATCGACACCCCAGAGCGAATTGCCGGATGGCGTCGCGTCGCCGATTCCGTTCACGATGCCGGCGGACACGTTTTCATGCAGGTGATGAACGGTGGGCGCCTGTCCCACGCCAGCCTGCAGGAAGGCGCGGAGCCGGTCGCACCGTCCACAGTGGCTTCGGGCACTGCGGTCCGGGACTTCGAGTCGCGCAAGGACTGCCCGGTCCCCCGCGCCCTGGACACCTCTGAGATACCAGTCATCATCGATGAGTTCCGCAAAGCCGCCCGGAACGCCATCGACGCCGGGATGGATGGCGTGGAATTGCACGGCGCGAACGGCTACCTCCTGCACCAGTTCCTGTCGCCGAGCTCGAATCTGCGGGAGGATGCCTACGGCGGCTCCCCGGAGAACCGGTTCCGGCTCATCGAGGAGATTATGCGCGCGGTAGCAGATGAAATCGGGGCGGATCGCGTGGGCATCCGCCTGTCCCCGCAGAACAACATCCAAGGCATCGAGGAAACGGATTCGGCCGACGTGCTCGCCACCTACGGAGGACTTCTCGACGCCACTGCGGACCTCGGGCTCGCCTACGTTTCTTTCATCCACGCGGATCCCGCAGGCGGGCTGATGACCGAGCTGATAGCCCGTGCCCGCGCTAACGGCCGCACGCGCATCATCCTCAATTCTGGAGGTGCCGAGGGAACCCAGCGTGACCGTGCCGAGTGGTTGATACAGCAGGGAGATGCTGTTTCGGTGGGCCGGATGGCAATCTCCAACCCAGACTTGGTGCGCCGCTGGAAAGAGGATCTCCCGGTGAACGCCCCCGACGTGTCCACGTTCTACACAGGCGGGGAGCGGGGCTACACCGACTATCCCTTTTACCCCGACAGTGACAGGGAGCGTTAG
- a CDS encoding DUF2975 domain-containing protein has protein sequence MGTQETNPTNSPTPAPQPRPPKKDKSTNISWADVLTVAIALAWILPEIVALASHGIISTRLSPAVAGGLHFADLDSGPQTLYTVALALKFIGILAAVFLVTNTFSDMSKGEFFTEKNSRRLTAAWISIFVFFIARLGLEGMANNWAATQLGIDWWQDPGTTTPLSDLAPALVLACVLAALATALRRGAKLEEDVDGLV, from the coding sequence ATGGGCACGCAAGAAACGAACCCGACCAACTCCCCCACTCCGGCACCACAACCGCGCCCGCCGAAGAAGGACAAGAGCACGAATATTTCGTGGGCCGATGTGCTCACCGTCGCCATCGCATTGGCATGGATCCTCCCAGAGATCGTTGCGCTGGCATCGCACGGCATCATCTCCACCCGCCTCTCCCCCGCAGTCGCGGGCGGACTGCACTTCGCCGATCTCGATTCGGGTCCGCAGACCCTCTACACCGTCGCGCTCGCACTGAAGTTCATTGGCATACTCGCCGCAGTGTTCCTGGTCACCAACACGTTCAGCGACATGTCGAAAGGAGAGTTCTTCACAGAGAAGAATTCGCGTCGCCTCACAGCCGCATGGATCAGCATCTTCGTTTTCTTCATTGCACGCCTCGGCCTGGAGGGCATGGCCAATAACTGGGCAGCAACGCAGCTGGGAATCGACTGGTGGCAGGATCCGGGCACCACGACCCCGCTCTCCGACTTGGCCCCGGCACTGGTTCTCGCCTGCGTCCTCGCCGCACTGGCAACCGCCCTGCGCCGCGGTGCCAAGCTCGAAGAGGACGTGGACGGCCTTGTCTAA
- a CDS encoding heavy metal translocating P-type ATPase, whose product MHGGHAGHGHGDHGDHVGQFRRLFWIMLVLAIPVVAFNPMFADLLSYQLPDTAWVRWVSPILGTIIYFWGGQPFLTGAVSEIRSRQPGMMLLIGLAITVAFIASWGATLGILDYELNFWWELALLVVIMLLGHWIEMRSLAQTTSALDSLAALLPDEAEKVDGDDVVTVAPAELVVGDVVIVRPGSAVPADGQIVDGSASMDESMVTGESKTVRRGPDDHVVAGTVATDSGLRVKVTAIGDDTALAGIQKLVVDAQSSSSKAQRIADTAAGWLFWFAFGAAVITALVWSILGMPDAAVVRTITVLVIACPHALGLAIPLVVSIATERAARGGVLIKDRLALESMRSVDSVLFDKTGTLTKGEPTVTGIHPVGDRTKDEVLALAAAAETDSEHPLAQAIVGAARARNLDVPGTSDFSSSPAVGVKATVNGTEVEVGGPYLLDHHSLDELAIAERWRDEGAIILHVLEDGQVIGALRLADEIRPESRDTVDALHAHGVQVVMITGDAQAVAETVAKELGIDRVFAGVRPEDKAAKVAELQAEGRRVAMVGDGVNDAPALAQADVGIAIGAGTDVAIGSAGVILASSDPRSVLSVIELSEASYRKMKQNLWWAAGYNIAAVPLAAGVLAPIGFMLPMSVGAILMSASTVVVALNAQLLRRLDLTPAASVARSLDRKPETMDA is encoded by the coding sequence ATGCACGGCGGCCATGCCGGACATGGCCACGGGGACCATGGGGATCATGTCGGACAATTCCGGCGGTTATTTTGGATCATGTTGGTGCTGGCAATTCCAGTGGTCGCGTTCAACCCGATGTTCGCCGATCTGTTGAGCTATCAATTACCTGACACGGCCTGGGTGCGGTGGGTGTCGCCGATCCTGGGCACAATCATCTATTTCTGGGGTGGCCAGCCTTTCCTGACGGGGGCGGTCTCCGAGATCCGGTCACGACAACCCGGCATGATGCTGCTTATCGGGTTAGCAATCACGGTGGCCTTCATTGCCTCCTGGGGTGCGACCCTGGGCATCTTGGATTACGAGCTGAACTTCTGGTGGGAACTGGCGCTACTGGTGGTCATTATGTTGTTAGGCCACTGGATTGAAATGCGGTCCTTGGCCCAAACCACTTCCGCCTTAGACTCCCTGGCCGCCTTGCTGCCGGATGAAGCCGAGAAGGTCGACGGCGATGACGTTGTCACCGTCGCTCCGGCGGAGCTGGTCGTTGGAGATGTCGTCATTGTCAGGCCTGGATCTGCGGTCCCGGCCGATGGCCAGATCGTCGACGGCAGTGCCTCCATGGATGAATCCATGGTCACCGGAGAATCCAAAACCGTCCGACGCGGCCCGGACGACCACGTCGTGGCCGGCACTGTGGCCACGGATTCCGGGCTGCGGGTCAAAGTCACCGCCATTGGAGATGACACCGCGCTGGCGGGGATCCAGAAACTGGTCGTCGACGCCCAATCCTCCTCCTCCAAAGCCCAACGCATTGCCGACACCGCCGCCGGTTGGTTGTTCTGGTTCGCCTTCGGGGCTGCGGTAATTACTGCGCTGGTGTGGTCCATACTGGGTATGCCCGACGCCGCCGTAGTACGCACCATTACGGTGCTGGTCATTGCCTGCCCTCACGCCTTGGGCCTCGCAATTCCGTTGGTGGTATCGATTGCCACCGAGCGCGCGGCTCGTGGCGGGGTGTTGATCAAAGATCGCTTGGCACTGGAATCGATGCGCTCCGTGGATTCGGTACTGTTCGATAAGACCGGCACCCTGACCAAAGGTGAGCCCACCGTCACCGGGATCCACCCTGTGGGTGATAGAACCAAAGATGAGGTGTTAGCGTTGGCCGCCGCTGCTGAAACCGACAGCGAGCACCCCCTAGCGCAGGCCATTGTCGGCGCGGCCCGGGCCCGCAATCTCGACGTACCTGGCACCAGTGATTTTTCCTCTTCCCCAGCTGTGGGCGTCAAAGCAACGGTCAATGGCACAGAGGTTGAAGTCGGTGGCCCCTACCTGCTAGACCACCATTCCCTAGATGAGTTAGCGATTGCCGAGCGGTGGCGCGACGAGGGGGCGATCATTCTTCACGTGCTGGAAGATGGCCAAGTTATTGGCGCGTTGCGTCTAGCCGATGAAATCCGACCCGAATCCCGTGACACCGTTGACGCCCTGCATGCCCATGGGGTCCAGGTCGTGATGATCACCGGCGATGCCCAAGCCGTTGCTGAGACCGTGGCCAAAGAGCTGGGTATTGACCGAGTCTTTGCTGGGGTCCGGCCCGAAGATAAGGCCGCCAAGGTCGCAGAACTTCAAGCTGAGGGCCGCAGAGTGGCCATGGTCGGTGACGGGGTCAATGACGCGCCAGCTTTGGCTCAGGCCGATGTGGGCATCGCCATTGGTGCCGGCACCGATGTGGCCATCGGCTCGGCCGGGGTTATCCTGGCTTCCTCGGATCCCCGCTCGGTCTTATCCGTAATTGAGCTCTCCGAGGCCAGTTACCGGAAAATGAAACAGAACCTGTGGTGGGCTGCTGGCTACAATATCGCAGCCGTCCCCCTGGCCGCTGGAGTGCTGGCTCCGATCGGGTTTATGCTGCCGATGAGCGTGGGTGCAATCCTGATGTCGGCCTCAACCGTGGTAGTCGCCCTCAATGCCCAGCTGCTGCGCCGCTTGGATCTGACCCCAGCTGCCAGTGTTGCTAGGTCCCTGGACCGGAAACCCGAGACCATGGACGCCTAA
- the panD gene encoding aspartate 1-decarboxylase: protein MFRTMLKSKIHRATVTQADLHYVGSCTIDADLMKAADLLEGEQIDIVDIDNGNRLTTYAITGEAGSGVIGINGAAARMINPGDLVIIIGYAQYSEEELEHYSPRIVFVDENNAQIEYGHDPAHAPDGSGLRDPRHPEDN from the coding sequence GTGTTCCGCACCATGTTGAAGTCCAAGATTCACCGCGCCACGGTCACTCAAGCAGATCTGCACTACGTAGGGTCCTGCACGATCGACGCTGACCTGATGAAGGCAGCCGATCTGCTCGAAGGCGAGCAGATTGACATCGTCGACATTGACAACGGCAACCGCCTCACCACTTACGCCATCACAGGTGAGGCCGGCTCGGGCGTGATCGGCATCAACGGCGCCGCCGCGCGCATGATCAACCCCGGCGACCTAGTGATCATCATCGGTTACGCCCAGTATTCCGAGGAGGAACTGGAACACTACAGCCCGCGCATCGTTTTTGTCGACGAGAACAACGCACAGATCGAATACGGCCACGACCCGGCCCACGCCCCGGACGGTTCGGGCCTGAGAGATCCCCGGCACCCCGAGGACAACTAA
- the orn gene encoding oligoribonuclease, with the protein MSEALAAKDDRIVWVDLEMTGLDPDRHVIVEVAALVTDAELNILDDGIDLVVHATDDQLAEMDDYVTEMHGSSGLTEQIKASSVSIEEAEEAVLGLVEKHCGNHRPPLAGNSIATDRSFIRAQMPRLDAALHYRMIDVSTIKELTRRWFPKAYYNQPDKGMAHRALADIVESIRELDYYRRSVFVPAPGPSSSEANESTKAATDAYQQFL; encoded by the coding sequence ATGAGTGAAGCACTGGCCGCAAAAGACGACCGCATTGTCTGGGTCGATTTGGAAATGACGGGACTGGACCCCGACCGCCACGTCATCGTGGAGGTCGCCGCCCTGGTCACCGACGCCGAGCTGAATATCCTCGACGACGGCATCGACCTCGTCGTCCACGCCACCGACGACCAGTTGGCGGAAATGGACGACTACGTCACCGAAATGCACGGCTCCTCCGGGCTGACCGAGCAGATCAAGGCCTCCAGCGTCTCCATCGAGGAGGCGGAGGAAGCGGTGCTGGGGCTCGTCGAAAAGCACTGCGGCAACCACCGCCCGCCCCTGGCCGGCAATTCGATCGCCACGGACCGCTCCTTCATCCGCGCCCAGATGCCACGCCTGGATGCGGCGCTGCACTACCGGATGATCGATGTGTCCACCATCAAGGAGCTCACCCGCCGCTGGTTCCCCAAGGCCTACTACAACCAGCCGGACAAGGGCATGGCGCACCGCGCCCTGGCCGATATTGTCGAGTCCATCCGCGAGCTCGACTACTATCGACGCTCCGTGTTCGTTCCCGCGCCGGGGCCGTCCTCGTCCGAAGCGAACGAGAGCACCAAAGCAGCCACCGACGCCTACCAGCAGTTTTTGTAA
- a CDS encoding YdhK family protein: MNKLTQITRLTLVAAIGTLALTSCAGTGDDEVATDPATTKEQAQTDAASPHTQAHDHDADGGLPPSGIEEATDPTYAVGDSVILDADHMPGMDNAEATISGAFDTTTYSVSYTPTDGGTRVTDHKWVVHEELEGHGEAPLEAGSQVILNADHMPGMKGAEATIDSSTDETVYMVDFEMDGMEMTNHKWVVESEIQPRN, from the coding sequence ATGAACAAACTGACCCAGATAACTCGACTTACTCTCGTAGCTGCAATAGGTACCTTGGCTCTGACTAGCTGTGCCGGAACCGGTGACGACGAGGTCGCCACCGACCCCGCAACCACCAAGGAGCAAGCGCAGACCGATGCCGCTAGCCCCCACACGCAAGCCCACGATCATGACGCAGATGGCGGCCTACCACCATCGGGAATCGAGGAAGCCACCGATCCCACATATGCCGTCGGCGACTCTGTGATCCTCGACGCCGACCATATGCCAGGTATGGATAATGCTGAAGCCACCATCTCTGGCGCATTTGATACGACCACTTATTCTGTGAGCTACACGCCCACTGATGGTGGCACCCGTGTGACGGACCACAAGTGGGTCGTCCACGAAGAACTCGAAGGCCACGGCGAAGCGCCGCTTGAAGCAGGCAGTCAAGTCATTTTGAACGCCGATCACATGCCTGGAATGAAGGGAGCAGAAGCCACCATAGATAGCTCCACCGACGAAACCGTCTACATGGTCGATTTCGAGATGGACGGCATGGAGATGACCAATCACAAATGGGTAGTGGAAAGCGAAATCCAACCCCGCAACTAA
- the bcp gene encoding thioredoxin-dependent thiol peroxidase — protein MTEATRLTEGDKAPAFSLPNDKGDTVSLNDYAGKRVIVYFYPRANTPGCTTEACDFTENLSEFEDASVAVVGISPDSPEKLAKFRADHDLTIELLSDESKEVMTSYGAFGEKKNYGKIVQGVIRSTFLVGADGTIESAQYNVKATGHVGRLLRDLDL, from the coding sequence ATGACTGAAGCAACACGTTTGACCGAAGGCGACAAAGCCCCCGCATTCTCCCTGCCCAACGACAAAGGTGACACGGTCTCCCTGAATGACTACGCCGGCAAGCGCGTCATCGTGTACTTCTACCCCAGGGCCAACACCCCGGGGTGCACCACCGAGGCATGCGATTTCACCGAGAATCTTTCCGAATTCGAAGACGCCTCCGTCGCCGTGGTGGGCATCAGCCCCGACTCGCCGGAAAAGCTGGCCAAGTTCCGCGCCGACCACGACCTGACCATCGAGCTGCTCAGCGACGAGTCCAAAGAGGTCATGACCTCCTACGGCGCCTTCGGCGAGAAGAAGAACTACGGCAAGATCGTCCAGGGCGTCATCCGCTCCACCTTCCTCGTCGGCGCGGACGGCACCATCGAATCCGCGCAATACAACGTCAAGGCCACCGGCCACGTCGGTCGCCTGCTGCGCGACCTGGATCTCTAG
- a CDS encoding metal-sensitive transcriptional regulator, producing the protein MTATPHAEPADHGYIGDKDRYLARLKRIEGQARGIHRMIDEEKYCIDILTQISSITSALNNVALSLLDDHMRHCVVRAAQADGPEAEEKLAEAADAIARLVRS; encoded by the coding sequence ATGACCGCCACCCCACATGCTGAACCCGCTGACCACGGATATATCGGTGACAAAGACCGATATTTGGCCCGATTGAAGCGCATTGAAGGCCAAGCCCGCGGGATTCATCGCATGATCGATGAAGAGAAATACTGCATAGATATCCTCACCCAAATCAGTTCCATCACCTCAGCTCTGAACAACGTCGCGCTGAGCCTTCTCGATGACCATATGCGCCACTGCGTAGTCCGTGCAGCTCAAGCCGACGGGCCGGAAGCTGAAGAAAAACTCGCCGAAGCCGCCGACGCCATCGCCCGCCTCGTCCGCTCCTAA
- a CDS encoding DUF3618 domain-containing protein has product MARDIHDIQRDIERTRGNLAATIDELADRTRPENLANDAKKQVTSKLQDDSVQKVLAGVGVAIAALIAISFANKRKKKKDLKELQRLLSQR; this is encoded by the coding sequence GTGGCACGAGACATTCACGACATCCAGCGCGACATCGAGCGTACCCGCGGCAACCTCGCCGCCACCATCGACGAGCTCGCGGACCGCACCCGCCCGGAGAATTTGGCGAATGACGCGAAGAAGCAGGTCACCTCGAAGCTGCAGGATGACTCCGTGCAGAAGGTGCTCGCGGGCGTCGGTGTCGCTATCGCCGCGCTGATTGCGATCAGCTTCGCCAACAAGCGCAAGAAGAAGAAGGATCTCAAGGAGCTGCAGCGGCTGCTGTCGCAGCGCTAA
- a CDS encoding Ig-like domain-containing protein, with protein sequence MTDKSVSWVRRIIAAGTVVMLAGGALAACTIDREGTAAESSETAEPEVHDPAVISVEDGAEDVEPGETVKVSSPDGLESVTMTNEEGKEVKAEFNAEKTEWTTVEPLGYGREYTVEAATVHGETSKSVFTTVTPNSQISAYIGPLDGSEVGVANAVNFYFDGTPPDRQAAQDAITIETSNETEGAFYWIDPNHLVWRPKEFWEPGTEVKVTADIYGKDLGDGVYGAEDSSSTFTIGDYVKTVVDDNTKTLTVYRNDEEVKSFPVSLGRDGQFATPNGMYVVGDKNESMTMDSTTFGLSLDAGGYRTQVNYATQMSWSGIYVHSAPWAIGALGSYNQSHGCINATPDDAQWFMNYVKQGDPVEVVNTSGETLSGLDGLGYWNLDWETLKAGNVDG encoded by the coding sequence ATGACTGATAAATCGGTGTCGTGGGTGCGCCGGATCATTGCGGCGGGAACGGTCGTGATGCTGGCGGGTGGTGCCTTGGCGGCGTGCACCATCGACCGCGAAGGCACGGCTGCGGAGTCGTCGGAGACTGCCGAGCCGGAGGTGCATGATCCTGCCGTGATCTCCGTCGAGGACGGTGCGGAGGACGTTGAGCCGGGCGAGACTGTGAAGGTGAGCTCCCCGGACGGCCTCGAGTCGGTCACCATGACGAACGAGGAAGGCAAGGAAGTCAAGGCCGAGTTCAACGCGGAGAAGACTGAGTGGACCACGGTCGAGCCGCTCGGCTACGGCCGCGAGTACACCGTTGAGGCTGCCACAGTGCACGGCGAGACATCTAAGTCCGTATTCACCACTGTCACCCCGAACAGCCAGATCAGCGCCTACATCGGCCCGCTGGACGGCTCCGAGGTCGGTGTTGCCAACGCGGTGAACTTCTACTTCGACGGCACTCCGCCCGACCGCCAGGCCGCGCAGGACGCGATCACCATCGAAACGTCCAACGAGACTGAGGGCGCCTTCTATTGGATCGACCCGAACCACCTGGTGTGGCGCCCGAAGGAATTCTGGGAGCCGGGCACCGAGGTGAAGGTCACCGCGGATATTTACGGCAAGGATCTCGGGGACGGAGTGTATGGCGCGGAGGACTCGTCCTCCACCTTCACTATCGGCGACTACGTCAAGACTGTGGTGGACGACAACACGAAGACGCTGACCGTCTACCGCAACGACGAAGAAGTCAAGTCCTTCCCGGTCTCCCTCGGCCGCGACGGCCAGTTCGCCACGCCGAACGGCATGTATGTCGTCGGCGACAAGAACGAGTCCATGACGATGGACTCCACCACGTTCGGCTTGTCGCTGGATGCCGGAGGCTACCGCACCCAGGTCAACTACGCGACCCAGATGTCTTGGTCGGGCATTTACGTCCACTCTGCGCCGTGGGCGATCGGCGCCCTGGGCAGCTACAACCAGTCCCACGGCTGCATTAACGCCACGCCGGATGACGCGCAGTGGTTCATGAACTACGTCAAGCAGGGCGACCCGGTCGAGGTGGTCAACACCTCTGGCGAAACCCTGTCGGGCTTGGACGGCCTCGGCTACTGGAACCTCGACTGGGAGACCCTCAAGGCCGGCAACGTCGACGGGTAA